In Deinococcus sp. HSC-46F16, the following are encoded in one genomic region:
- the rpsS gene encoding 30S ribosomal protein S19, producing MPRSLKKGPFVDDHLLKKVDAQNERKDKRVIKTWSRRSTIVPEMIGHTIAVHNGKQHVPVFVNEQMIGHKLGEFSPTRTYRGHGADKNAKGSKKK from the coding sequence TCGTGGACGACCACCTCCTGAAGAAGGTGGACGCCCAGAACGAGCGCAAGGACAAGCGCGTCATCAAGACCTGGTCGCGCCGCAGCACCATCGTTCCCGAGATGATCGGTCACACCATCGCGGTGCATAACGGCAAGCAGCATGTGCCGGTGTTCGTGAATGAGCAGATGATCGGCCACAAGCTCGGCGAGTTCTCGCCCACCCGCACCTACCGCGGGCACGGCGCCGACAAGAACGCCAAGGGGAGCAAGAAGAAATGA
- the rplV gene encoding 50S ribosomal protein L22, with the protein MTAPDTTPTQGFRNKKQRKQQVKLRRPGYAVAKYVRMSPRKVRLVVDVIRGKSVAEAEDLLRFIPKSASEPVAKVLKSAKSNAVHNDDMLEDRLVVTAAYVDAGPTLKRLIPRARGSANIIKKRTSHITIIVGERETRRGNK; encoded by the coding sequence ATGACCGCTCCTGACACCACCCCCACCCAGGGCTTCCGCAACAAGAAGCAGCGCAAGCAGCAGGTCAAGCTGCGCCGTCCCGGCTACGCCGTAGCGAAGTACGTGCGCATGAGCCCCCGCAAGGTGCGCCTCGTCGTGGACGTGATTCGCGGCAAGAGCGTGGCCGAGGCCGAGGACCTGCTGCGCTTTATTCCCAAGAGCGCGTCGGAACCCGTCGCCAAGGTGCTCAAGAGCGCCAAGAGCAACGCGGTCCACAACGACGACATGCTCGAAGACCGCCTCGTCGTGACGGCGGCCTACGTGGACGCCGGGCCGACCCTCAAGCGGCTGATTCCCCGCGCCCGTGGCAGCGCCAACATCATCAAGAAGCGCACCAGCCACATCACCATCATCGTGGGCGAGCGCGAGACGCGCCGGGGGAACAAGTAA